The Streptomyces sp. cg36 genomic interval GACGAGTCGAAGGTCTACTTCTACTCGGTCTTCGAGAAGCTGGACATGGAGATCCGCGACGACGAGATCGTGGGCGAGTCCGCGTACAACGAGGGCATGCCCGAGACCGCCCGCATGCTGGAGGAGATGGGCGTCGCCGTCCGCTCCGAGGGCGCGCTCGTGGTGTTCTTCGACGACATCCGGGGCAAGGACGACCAGCCGGTCCCGCTGATCGTGCAGAAGGCGGACGGCGGCTTCGGCTACGCGGCCTCCGACCTGACCGCGATCCGCAACCGGGTCCAGGACCTGCACGCCACCTCGCTGATCTACGTGGTGGACGTGCGCCAGTCGCTGCACTTCAAGATGGTCTTCGAGGCGGCCCGCCGGGCCGGCTGGCTGACCGACGACGTCACCGCGCACAACATGGGCTACGGCACGGTGCTGGGCGCGGACGGCAAGCCGTTCAAGACCCGTGAGGGCGAGACGGTCAAGCTGGAGGACCTCCTCGACGAGGCCGCCGAGCGGGCCACGGCGGTCGTGCGCGAGAAGGCCGAGAAGGTGGGCCTGAGCGAGGACGAGATCGTCGAGAACGGCCGGTACGTGGGCATCGGCGCGGTGAAGTACGCGGACCTGTCGACCTCGGCCAACCGGGACTACAAGTTCGACCTGGACCAGATGGTCTCGCTCAACGGCGACACCTCGGTCTACCTCCAGTACGCGTACGCCCGGATCAGGTCGATCCTGCGCAAGGCCGACGCCCTGCGGCCCGCCGCCCACCCGGAGCTGGAGCTGGCCCCGGCCGAGCGGGCCCTGGGCCTGCACCTGGACGCGTTCGGCGAGCTGCTCGCCGAGGCGACCGCCGAGTACGCGCCGCACAAGCTGGCCGCGTACCTCTACCAGCTGGCCTCGCTCTACACGACGTTCTACGACCAGTGCCCGGTGCTGAAGGCCGACACCGAGGAGCAGGCCGAGAACCGGCTGTTCCTGTGCGACCTGACCGCCCGGACGCTCCACCGGGGCATGGCCCTGCTGGGCATCCGGACGCCCGAGCGCCTCTGATCCACCCCGTGCGGGGAGCGGCTCACGTGCTGAGCCGCTCCCACACGTTGGTGTCCAGCCGGTACTCGTAGGCAGGCCGGCCCT includes:
- the argS gene encoding arginine--tRNA ligase, yielding MASVPSLASTVQQRLADALSAALPEAGSTDPLLRRSDRADFQANGILALAKKLKGNPRELAAEVTGALDSGDLLKDVEVSGPGFLNITLTDAAITKTLAARAADDRLGVPLKEKPGITVVDYAQPNVAKEMHVGHLRSAVIGDALRAMLDFTGERTIGRHHIGDWGTQFGMLIQYLIENPDALAPAEDVDGEQAMSNLNRVYKASRAVFDADEDFKERARKRVVALQSGDPETLELWQRFVDESKVYFYSVFEKLDMEIRDDEIVGESAYNEGMPETARMLEEMGVAVRSEGALVVFFDDIRGKDDQPVPLIVQKADGGFGYAASDLTAIRNRVQDLHATSLIYVVDVRQSLHFKMVFEAARRAGWLTDDVTAHNMGYGTVLGADGKPFKTREGETVKLEDLLDEAAERATAVVREKAEKVGLSEDEIVENGRYVGIGAVKYADLSTSANRDYKFDLDQMVSLNGDTSVYLQYAYARIRSILRKADALRPAAHPELELAPAERALGLHLDAFGELLAEATAEYAPHKLAAYLYQLASLYTTFYDQCPVLKADTEEQAENRLFLCDLTARTLHRGMALLGIRTPERL